A portion of the Anoplopoma fimbria isolate UVic2021 breed Golden Eagle Sablefish chromosome 15, Afim_UVic_2022, whole genome shotgun sequence genome contains these proteins:
- the alms1 gene encoding platelet binding protein GspB produces MSPPLVSGFFVFFPLRILATLLGYEQAGARSRPRPHNNSSSSSMALPQREALTPQLPADEDMTVGQTSLNQLGAQSHRYASQDQMQPRLETDGWELQQPWGRSFQPGFQDSNLSPALSLLPSNSGVEHNFTEYSLFRQSDNEFAPLRAYPDISVASERFHLPLQDRTTQASERGSLSQHPLAQETILSEGVSSCCSLSQHSLSLTDEGRREEIVHSPPISTTDGQGVPSRDDASNRKKDLEMLPDPLYKPVGETAEDETFFLSKDIPAQHLLALLQKDIGMPSNSSSSSAISSASETSVKAAGSYAEESKSTNICEPATDQSMVRREGPPGEASLPQRQTQQPDKALFPDQSQTLSSEVCNITMGSRSTQPDDSSDVLHRELLSEVERCSRRDAGSKKQQRDSPTSPGQFFTPYPTGTSEGKPGVTRTNLGGLQWTGAFSAGVERGHREEDLLFTGNQTGIDGSYLGCLPQSQSTPGVFKAPTKSSVKAKLGRLSAIDSNKENSYQSNTGTSPQPDVPVADVRPADTANMSQEEATSAKVQSLPSLNYMQKVDAWRANQSSGTTSLFDSLALQGFSGISPKKKAYDAVSDPLNCILTQQVRSLQQPAVSSAANQNVTQSSSTAPSGSLTKRGEAVGRAPSDKDNTGSATRPSASPFGRSQSHSSLSTIVMSAQKEEQKKRFAEEESSQIQVDVHHQPNATDQPQPRMSLGHFSDVSLDQDLTLSRSQDSHNSGIKLGTSHGASSVVSLEVDNYAPHWTSKLSTPPPPLNIEERIPLYLHNLGIDQSPSKILTPFTTRGPIREPEFSPTDLCTIKGSVGTPTKSTQTSEGGSPHKGEFSRSSALSVDSSTSITLSLDSLGLGVSIPEWPRKASPSSDTESIQSERRLAPPSLPDEDSYPATQQQHIDSSLTSSQNTIQRDWESPLRRSLSLEQSAELSTVSSAALLEIRKLLSQTENVFSAGSSEASSFSPAAPRLLSDDDIFLSLRKKTSRLHYSSFSSSSANEDPRTRPSLLWTRSSSDSMLTSDKLREGSIGQERMTSSWQPDNSSTQAFVPEPAAVAYRRPQDGTVGRGAGPSIVLSQSARRAEPEGCSAAPPDNTVPPQPPVITLSPALSTHQLTSTPADTAGVTEEEKQTALDGPVQSSPSSPNSEDTDQGVMSDGSSESSLAVRVVKLLQSESPATMVSSTPSITDQDESKAREWIKLKVSEQQCEPLELDKEDRKRIEEIKRELLLKNPIKSLGSTDTESSAASSVRVLNWQEPPQQADKLPPLGDANNQPTQTLQSLPIDLTNSSVQLQNPLHPDLEAQIREIAAREGVTLPRTNPHALTSITIATRKRSPSPSPSTSSAPPLSPAPELLHLTELSTVEHPKDKSVLPPSMEEEEDEAARKPSLVSEPSNNLTPLSAPGNQKRQDTVGGQLEGPPPPSLGLCREDVIAGIVNRQSSRQDDELSVQDSSVSGVSHEAEQATGSSTPEPAARTGHISRVLLTLSPKTTDHSSATVVQSSHVTHAVKELPHKEFVPLRHSSSAATSPDEGVGLSSPPEWYDGREPVRQRVPERAETSTLFKTAVPQGRMTSTSTQAFTPCHRVSPRPSTTETPAVPVLLPYKPRGSEELFYIPQTEADVSSTNPSDTTMESSHTGSDDAVPPRFSSEVLGHRDAGLDRGVSIRHSEGIYSKRLKTATFKMNEPGHRGASVSTDVASQTGSRAPKPSPRVSVAFTRAPLSSNMEASKRDQGTSPLAFTSYDQPERSRVRFQPVHEDYEEGHNLEQRSDLQPGGERDQERRDSHLPHPSTRQSSSTLDQLWERFCDRWSLEESRLASNREAPLLERLERLSRLIHSTRATNMPELQEEKPGRRGEEKRSEGCEARGLERKVRGGRKVKGEPPVTLQARTQRLRVEETPQPTDEDSRDSLTSSFSQGSSPSLYLCPADRDESGHCPPSPCPP; encoded by the exons ATGTCTCCTCCGCTCGTTTccgggttttttgtttttttcccccttcgtATCCTAGCAACGCTCCTTGGATACGAGCAGGCGGGAGCGCGCTCTCGGCCGCGGCctcacaacaacagcagcagcagcagcatggcgCTCCCTCAg AGGGAGGCGCTGACTCCTCAATTGCCAGCAGATGAAGATATGACTGTTGGACAAACATCCTTAAATCAACTGGGAGCTCAAAGTCACAGATATGCCAGTCAGGACCAGATGCAGCCCAGGTTGGAAACAGATGGCTGGGAGCTTCAACAGCCATGGGGGCGTTCTTTTCAGCCAG GATTTCAGGACAGTAACCTGTCTCCAGCCCTTTCACTGTTGCCTTCAAACTCCGGAGTGGAACACAACTTCACCGAATATTCTTTATTCCGACAAAGTGACAATGAATTTGCCCCTTTAAG GGCGTACCCTGACATTTCCGTGGCATCCGAGAGATTTCACCTTCCACTCCAGGATCGCACCACTCAGGCCTCTGAGCGTGGTTCACTGTCCCAGCACCCTTTGGCCCAGGAGACCATCCTGTCTGAAGGAGTgagcagctgctgctctctttcCCAGCACAGCTTGTCACTAACAGACGAAGGCAGACGAGAGGAAATTGTTCACTCCCCACCGATTTCCACCACTGACGGACAGGGGGTACCATCCAGAGATGATGCCAGTAACAGGAAGAAGGACTTAGAGATGCTACCTGACCCTCTATATAAGCCAGTAGGAGAGACTGCTGAAGATGAGACATTCTTTCTGAGTAAGGATATTCCTGCCCAGCATCTTCTGGCGCTCCTTCAGAAAGATATTGGCATGCCAAgcaacagtagtagtagtagtgctaTTTCCTCTGCCTCAGAGACCTCTGTGAAGGCCGCTGGATCTTATGCCGAAGAATCTAAAAGCACTAACATTTGTGAACCAGCCACTGACCAAAGCATGGTTAGAAGAGAGGGTCCTCCGGGTGAAGCTTCTCTTCCTCAGCGGCAGACTCAACAACCTGACAAAGCTTTATTCCCTGACCAATCACAAACCTTGTCGTCGGAGGTCTGTAACATCACCATGGGGTCCCGTAGCACTCAACCTGATGACAGTAGTGACGTGTTACACAGAGAGCTGCTGTCTGAGGTAGAGAGGTGCAGCAGACGTGATGCTGGATCTAAAAAACAGCAGCGGGACAGTCCTACATCGCCCGGTCAATTCTTCACACCTTATCCCACAGGGACGTCTGAAGGCAAGCCGGGTGTTACCAGAACAAACCTGGGTGGCCTGCAATGGACAGGAGCGTTTTCAGCAGGAGTCGAACGGggtcacagagaggaagaccTCTTGTTCACAGGGAACCAAACCGGGATTGATGGGTCCTACCTGGGTTGCCTTCCACAGTCTCAGTCCACTCCGGGAGTTTTTAAGGCTCCAACTAAATCTAGTGTCAAGGCTAAATTAGGGCGACTCTCTGCCATAGATTCTAATAAAGAGAACTCCTATCAGTCAAACACAGGGACCTCTCCACAGCCAGATGTTCCTGTGGCTGATGTCCGTCCCGCAGACACAGCAAATATGAGCCAAGAGGAAGCTACCTCTGCAAAAGTCCAGTCTCTCCCAAGTCTCAACTATATGCAGAAAGTAGACGCTTGGAGGGCAAACCAGAGTTCAGGCACGACGTCACTATTTGATAGCTTGGCACTACAAGGGTTCTCCGGCATCTCTCCTAAAAAGAAAGCTTACGATGCAGTATCGGACCCTTTGAATTGCATCCTGACTCAGCAGGTGAGGAGTTTACAACAGCCTGCTGTTTCAAGTGCTGCCAATCAGAATGTGACGCAGAGCTCCTCCACAGCTCCCTCTGGCTCTCTGACAAAAAGAGGGGAGGCGGTGGGCAGGGCTCCAAGTGACAAAGATAACACGGGGTCTGCAACAAGACCCTCTGCCTCACCCTTTGGCAGGTCGCAGTCCCACTCTTCTCTTAGCACCATTGTCATGTCGGCCCAGAAGgaggagcagaaaaaaagatttgcagaagaagagagcagTCAGATTCAGGTTGATGTCCATCATCAACCAAACGCCACAGACCAACCTCAACCTCGCATGAGCCTCGGTCATTTTAGCGATGTGTCACTTGATCAAGATTTGACACTCTCACGTTCCCAAGATAGTCACAACAGTGGAATTAAATTAGGAACTTCCCATGGAGCGTCTTCTGTTGTCAGCCTGGAGGTCGATAACTACGCGCCGCACTGGACCTCGAAACTATCAACGCCACCTCCTCCGCTCAACATTGAAGAGCGAATACCG TTGTATCTGCATAACCTGGGTATCGACCAGTCTCCATCAAAGATTTTAACTCCATTCACAACCAGAGGGCCAATCAGAGAGCCGGAATTCTCTCCCACTGATCTCTGTACAATTAAAGGATCTGTTGGAACACCAACCAAGAGCACCCAAACCTCTGAAG GTGGCAGTCCCCATAAAGGAGAGTTTTCAAGGTCCAGCGCTCTGTCAGTGGACTCCAGTACATCCATAACGTTGAGCCTGGACAGTCTTGGTCTGGGTGTATCTATCCCAGAGTGGCCTAGGAAGGCTTCTCCTTCTTCAGATACAGAATCCATCCAGAGCGAACGCAGACTggcacctccctccctccctgatGAAGACTCTTATCCTGccacccagcagcagcacattgaCAGCAGCTTAACCAGCAGCCAGAACACCATCCAGCGAGACTGGGAGTCTCCGCTGCGAAGGAGCCTTAGTTTGGAGCAAAGTGCAGAACTTTCTACAGTTAGCTCGGCGGCCTTGTTGGAGATCCGTAAACTCCTCTCTCAGACGGAGAACGTGTTCTCTGCTGGGTCTTCGGAGGCTTCCTCGTTCTCCCCTGCAGCGCCCCGACTGCTCTCTGATGATGACATCTTCCTCTCACTCAGGAAGAAAACCAGCCGGCTCCATTActcctcattctcctcctcatctgccAATGAGGATCCCAGAACTCGACCCTCTCTGCTGTGGACCAGGTCCTCCTCAGACTCCATGCTGACCTCAGATAAACTGAGAGAAGGCTCCATTGGTCAAGAGAGAATGACTTCATCGTGGCAACCTGATAATTCATCCACACAAGCTTTTGTTCCTGAACCGGCTGCAGTTGCATACAGAAGACCACAAGATGGCACCGTTGGTAGAGGTGCAGGGCCGTCCATTGTCCTCTCCCAATCAGCCCGGCGGGCAGAGCCTGAAGGCTGCAGTGCTGCTCCCCCTGACAACACAGTCCCACCACAGCCACCAGTCATCACGCTTTCACCAGCGTTGAGCACACACCAGCTCACATCTACTCCTGCAGACACAGCGGGcgtcacagaggaggaaaaacagacGGCTCTGGATGGTCCTGTACAGAGCAGCCCCTCCTCGCCCAACTCTGAGGACACTGATCAGGGCGTGATGAGCGATGGGAGCAGTGAGAGCTCGCTGGCAGTCAGAGTGGTCAAGTTATTGCAGAGTGAATCTCCGGCCACAATGGTGTCCAGTACACCCAGTATCACTGACCAAGATGAGAGCAAAGCCAGAG AGTGGATTAAGCTGAAGGTATCAGAACAGCAGTGTGAGCCTCTGGAGCTGGacaaagaagacagaaagaggatCGAAGAGATCAAGAGAGAGCTGCTGTTAAAAAACCCTATAAAG AGTCTTGGGAGCACAGATACAGAGAGCAGTGCAGCCTCCAGTGTTAGAGTCCTAAATTGGCAGGAACCCCCTCAGCAAGCAGATAAACTCCCTCCCCTCGGTGACGCCAACAACCAGCCGACCCAGACGCTGCAGAGCCTCCCCATAGATCTCACTAACTCCAGCGTGCAGCTACAAAACCCTCTTCACCCAGATCTAGAGGCTCAGATACGTGAGATCGCTGCCAGAGAAGGGGTAACCCTCCCTAGGACAAACCCTCACGCTCTCACATCTATCACCATTGCCACCCGCAAgcgctctccctctccctctccctccacgTCGTCTGCGCCTCCCCTCAGTCCAGCACCAGAGCTGCTCCACCTGACCGAGCTCTCCACTGTCGAACACCCTAAAGATAAAAGCGTGCTTCCCCCTTCcatggaggaagaagaggatgaggcAGCCAGGAAGCCATCATTGGTCTCTGAACCAAGCAATAACCTGACTCCTCTGTCAGCACCAGGGAATCAGAAGAGACAAGACACTGTAGGAGGCCAGTTGGAGGGACCTCCTCCACCCTCACTGGGTTTATGTAGAGAGGACGTGATCGCTGGAATCGTCAACAGACAATCTTCCCGGCAAGATGACGAGTTATCCGTCCAGGACAGCTCTGTTTCTGGTGTCAGTCATGAAGCTGAACAGGCAACCGGTTCATCCACACCTGAACCCGCAGCCAGGACGGGTCATATCTCACGCGTCCTTCTCACTCTGTCCCCCAAAACCACTGATCACAGCTCGGCCACCGTTGTCCAGTCCAGTCATGTTACTCACGCCGTTAAAGAGCTGCCACATAAAGAATTTGTCCCCCTCAGACACTCCTCTTCTGCTGCCACCAGTCCGGACGAAGGTGTCGGTTTGTCCAGTCCACCAGAGTGGTACGACGGCAGAGAGCCAGTAAGACAGCGGGTGCCTGAAAGAGCAGAGACATCCACCCTGTTCAAAACCGCTGTGCCTCAGGGGCGGATGACCTCGACATCTACACAAGCCTTTACACCGTGTCACAGAGTGTCACCAAGACCTTCCACTACTGAAACACCAG CAGTGCCGGTTCTGTTACCTTATAAACCCCGTGGCAGTGAGGAGCTTTTCTACATCCCCCAAACAGAAGCCGACGTCTCCTCCACCAACCCTTCTGACACCACCATGGAGAGCTCTCACACAG GCTCAGACGACGCTGTGCCCCCCCGCTTCAGCAGCGAGGTCCTCGGGCACCGAGACGCTGGGTTGGACCGCGGAGTCTCCATCCGACACTCAGAGGGAATCTACAGCAAGAGGCTGAAAACAGCCACCTTCAAAATGAACGAGCCGGGACACAGAG GTGCCTCTGTCTCAACAGATGTAGCCTCACAAACTGGGTCTCGAGCTCCTAAACCGTCTCCTCGGGTATCAGTTGCCTTCACCAGAGCGCCTTTATCGAGCAACATGGAAGCCTCCAAGAGAGACCAGGGGACCAGTCCGCTGGCGTTCACCAGTTATGATCAACCAGAGCGAAGCCGTGTGAGGTTTCAGCCAGTTCATGAGGACTACGAGGAGGGCCATAATCTGGAGCAAAGATCTGACCTCCAGCCAGGAGGGGAGCGAgaccaggagaggagagactctCACCTCCCTCACCCTTCTACCCGGCAGAGCAGCAGCACTCTGGACCAGCTGTGGGAGAGGTTCTGTGACCGGTGGAGCCTGGAGGAGTCCCGACTAGCCAGCAACAGAGAGGCACCACTGCTGGAGCGACTAGAACGCCTGTCCCGTCTCATTCATAGCACAAGAGCAACGAACATGCCGGAACTACAAGAAGAAAAGccagggaggaggggagaggagaagaggagcgaaGGATGTGAGGCCAGAGGACTGGAGAGGAAAGTCAGAGGAGGTagaaaggtcaaaggtgaacCTCCCGTCACTCTTCAGGCCCGGACGCAGAGGCTTCGGGTAGAGGAGACTCCTCAACCCACAGACGAGGACAGCCGTGACTCGCTCACCTCCAGCTTCTCTCAGGGCTCCTCCCCGAGTCTGTACCTCTGTCCCGCAGACAGAGACGAGTCGGGACATTGTCCACCGTCTCCATGTCCACCATAG
- the si:dkey-33c12.4 gene encoding triadin isoform X1 — MPKKKDTGKGGAPIARIRENSRLMHTHESMVDYINGRHSAGSILDCFTSGLLGLDFLRTIDRELEQDIVYSDDDDDDDYDDDDDDQFYAHNAAHKPLEPHPRIKQLTEEEADRHAKELIEEEERRKEKTERNKRKKLRKKEKKRLEKENAVKDILPEDEKGKSDSSENQEENPVIESNAEANDSPESGQTQNGTEASGCDENSSNNKEENHAEINKTENGEQKDLDLNSSYPSTTKLVAEETCNERPARERKKKKTKLLEAPQSKEVMPQVVEKTEVPKKEEKHEPNKEKIMDPDGEELAKRSRELAGIGNRLAASRQYEMAVKCFTDAIKYNPKEFKLFGNRSLCFERMQQYENALRDADVALSIEKNWIKGLFRKGKALCGLKRYYEASLIYKEVLQLESSSTEAMQELKRAQTLHLMEMGFTWGQSSEALKTHATLEQAVEALFGDESNLGPGEACASWENVDQPVVQEENEGEWTVLQASRPRMQQVKESDAFVQSRSKSQSPTPQSKNSVKPDILSVWVGSLAPAVTYSTLHELFSRAGTVYSIKMLLEQQCAFVNYTRREDCDRAIQCINGMVVEGAPLSVRYPNRFYAGLGLSRSAASDLFSRPGPYKKECFFWRTTGCTRLDCTFRHVPENKNIDKEKFTGRPGSTNM, encoded by the exons ATGCCTAAGAAGAAAGACACAGGTAAAG GAGGAGCTCCCATAGCTAGAATCAGAGAGAACTCCAGACTTATGCACAcccat GAATCCATGGTAGATTACATAAATGGACGTCATTCTGCAGGCTCTATCCTGGACTGCTTTACCTCTGGATTATTAG GTTTAGATTTTTTAAGGACCATTGACAGAGAACTGGAGCAAGACATCGTGTATTCTGAcgatgatgacgacgacgactatgatgatgatgatgatgatcaatTTTACGCACACAATGCTGCTCACAAGCCTTTAGAACCACATCCACGAATAAAACAACTCACTGAAGAG GAGGCGGATAGACATGCAAAGGAACTGATAGAAGAAGAGGAACGACGTAAGGAGAAAACTGAGAGGAACAAGCGTAAGAAATTG cgtaaaaaagaaaagaaacggTTAGAAAAAGAGAATGCAGTAAAAGACATTTTACCT gAGGACGAAAAAGGGAAGTCAGACTCCTCAGAAAATCAGGAAGAAAATCCTGTTATTGAAAGTAATGCTGAAGCAAATGATTCTCCTGAATCTGGGCAAACACAAAATGGAACTGAGGCGTCTGGATGTGATGAGAACAGCTCtaataataaagaagaaaatcatGCAGAgattaataaaacagaaaatgggGAGCAAAAG GATTTGGATTTAAATAGTTCATATCCTTCTACGACAAAATTGGTGGCCGAGGAGACGTGTAACGAGAGACCTgcgagagaaagaaaaaagaaaaaaactaaattactgGAAGCGCCGCAGTCCAAGGAGGTAATGCCACAAGTTGTGGAGAAAACTGAAGTTCCaaagaaggaagagaaacaTGAACCCAATAAAGAG AAAATCATGGACCCCGATGGAGAAGAGTTGGCCAAAAGAAGCAGAGAGCTCGCTG GTATTGGAAATCGTTTGGCTGCCTCCAGACAGTACGAGATGGCCGTGAAATGCTTTACCGACGCAATTAAATACAACCCCAAGGAATTTAA GTTATTTGGAAATCGGTCCCTGTGTTTTGAAAGAATGCAGCAGTATGAAAACGCTCTCAGGGATGCTGATGTTGCACTCTCCATAGAGAAAAACTGGATAAAAGGTTTATTTAGGAAAGGGAAAGCTCTCTGTGGGCTCAAG AGATACTACGAGGCCTCGCTGATCTACAAGGAAGTGTTGCAGCTGGAAAGTTCGAGTACTGAAGCCATGCAAGAGCTGAAACGAGCGCAGACCTTGCACCTCATG GAAATGGGATTCACCTGGGGGCAGAGCTCGGAGGCCTTGAAAACACACGCCACGTTAGAGCAAGCTGTCGAAGCTCTGTTTGGTGACGAGAGTAATCTGGGTCCTGGAG AAGCCTGTGCCAGTTGGGAGAACGTAGACCAACCAGTGGTGCAGGAAGAAAACGAGGGCGAGTGGACTGTCCTACAAGCGAGTCGTCCCAGAATGCAGCAGGTCAAAGAGTCCGatgcttttgtccaaagcaGATCGAAATCACAGTCTCCGACGCCGCAGTCAAAGAATTCTGTGAAACC GGACATTTTGTCCGTTTGGGTTGGATCCTTAGCTCCTGCTGTCACCTACTCGACACTCCACGAGCTCTTCAGCAG AGCCGGGACGGTCTACAGCATCAAGATGCTGCTGGAGCAGCAGTGTGCCTTCGTGAACTACACCCGAAGAGAGGACTGTGACCGAGCCATCCAGTGCATTAAT GGAATGGTGGTAGAGGGCGCTCCTCTGTCTGTACGATATCCCAATAGATTCTACGCTGGACTTGGTTTGTCCAGATCTGCTGCCTCTGACCTATTTTCACGCCCCGG CCCGTACAAGAAGGAGTGCTTCTTCTGGAGGACCACGGGCTGCACGAGGCTGGACTGCACCTTCCGACATGTTCCAGAGAACAAGAACATTGACAAGGAGAAATTCACCGGCAGACCGGGAAGTACTAACATGTAG
- the si:dkey-33c12.4 gene encoding triadin isoform X2, producing MPKKKDTGGAPIARIRENSRLMHTHESMVDYINGRHSAGSILDCFTSGLLGLDFLRTIDRELEQDIVYSDDDDDDDYDDDDDDQFYAHNAAHKPLEPHPRIKQLTEEEADRHAKELIEEEERRKEKTERNKRKKLRKKEKKRLEKENAVKDILPEDEKGKSDSSENQEENPVIESNAEANDSPESGQTQNGTEASGCDENSSNNKEENHAEINKTENGEQKDLDLNSSYPSTTKLVAEETCNERPARERKKKKTKLLEAPQSKEVMPQVVEKTEVPKKEEKHEPNKEKIMDPDGEELAKRSRELAGIGNRLAASRQYEMAVKCFTDAIKYNPKEFKLFGNRSLCFERMQQYENALRDADVALSIEKNWIKGLFRKGKALCGLKRYYEASLIYKEVLQLESSSTEAMQELKRAQTLHLMEMGFTWGQSSEALKTHATLEQAVEALFGDESNLGPGEACASWENVDQPVVQEENEGEWTVLQASRPRMQQVKESDAFVQSRSKSQSPTPQSKNSVKPDILSVWVGSLAPAVTYSTLHELFSRAGTVYSIKMLLEQQCAFVNYTRREDCDRAIQCINGMVVEGAPLSVRYPNRFYAGLGLSRSAASDLFSRPGPYKKECFFWRTTGCTRLDCTFRHVPENKNIDKEKFTGRPGSTNM from the exons ATGCCTAAGAAGAAAGACACAG GAGGAGCTCCCATAGCTAGAATCAGAGAGAACTCCAGACTTATGCACAcccat GAATCCATGGTAGATTACATAAATGGACGTCATTCTGCAGGCTCTATCCTGGACTGCTTTACCTCTGGATTATTAG GTTTAGATTTTTTAAGGACCATTGACAGAGAACTGGAGCAAGACATCGTGTATTCTGAcgatgatgacgacgacgactatgatgatgatgatgatgatcaatTTTACGCACACAATGCTGCTCACAAGCCTTTAGAACCACATCCACGAATAAAACAACTCACTGAAGAG GAGGCGGATAGACATGCAAAGGAACTGATAGAAGAAGAGGAACGACGTAAGGAGAAAACTGAGAGGAACAAGCGTAAGAAATTG cgtaaaaaagaaaagaaacggTTAGAAAAAGAGAATGCAGTAAAAGACATTTTACCT gAGGACGAAAAAGGGAAGTCAGACTCCTCAGAAAATCAGGAAGAAAATCCTGTTATTGAAAGTAATGCTGAAGCAAATGATTCTCCTGAATCTGGGCAAACACAAAATGGAACTGAGGCGTCTGGATGTGATGAGAACAGCTCtaataataaagaagaaaatcatGCAGAgattaataaaacagaaaatgggGAGCAAAAG GATTTGGATTTAAATAGTTCATATCCTTCTACGACAAAATTGGTGGCCGAGGAGACGTGTAACGAGAGACCTgcgagagaaagaaaaaagaaaaaaactaaattactgGAAGCGCCGCAGTCCAAGGAGGTAATGCCACAAGTTGTGGAGAAAACTGAAGTTCCaaagaaggaagagaaacaTGAACCCAATAAAGAG AAAATCATGGACCCCGATGGAGAAGAGTTGGCCAAAAGAAGCAGAGAGCTCGCTG GTATTGGAAATCGTTTGGCTGCCTCCAGACAGTACGAGATGGCCGTGAAATGCTTTACCGACGCAATTAAATACAACCCCAAGGAATTTAA GTTATTTGGAAATCGGTCCCTGTGTTTTGAAAGAATGCAGCAGTATGAAAACGCTCTCAGGGATGCTGATGTTGCACTCTCCATAGAGAAAAACTGGATAAAAGGTTTATTTAGGAAAGGGAAAGCTCTCTGTGGGCTCAAG AGATACTACGAGGCCTCGCTGATCTACAAGGAAGTGTTGCAGCTGGAAAGTTCGAGTACTGAAGCCATGCAAGAGCTGAAACGAGCGCAGACCTTGCACCTCATG GAAATGGGATTCACCTGGGGGCAGAGCTCGGAGGCCTTGAAAACACACGCCACGTTAGAGCAAGCTGTCGAAGCTCTGTTTGGTGACGAGAGTAATCTGGGTCCTGGAG AAGCCTGTGCCAGTTGGGAGAACGTAGACCAACCAGTGGTGCAGGAAGAAAACGAGGGCGAGTGGACTGTCCTACAAGCGAGTCGTCCCAGAATGCAGCAGGTCAAAGAGTCCGatgcttttgtccaaagcaGATCGAAATCACAGTCTCCGACGCCGCAGTCAAAGAATTCTGTGAAACC GGACATTTTGTCCGTTTGGGTTGGATCCTTAGCTCCTGCTGTCACCTACTCGACACTCCACGAGCTCTTCAGCAG AGCCGGGACGGTCTACAGCATCAAGATGCTGCTGGAGCAGCAGTGTGCCTTCGTGAACTACACCCGAAGAGAGGACTGTGACCGAGCCATCCAGTGCATTAAT GGAATGGTGGTAGAGGGCGCTCCTCTGTCTGTACGATATCCCAATAGATTCTACGCTGGACTTGGTTTGTCCAGATCTGCTGCCTCTGACCTATTTTCACGCCCCGG CCCGTACAAGAAGGAGTGCTTCTTCTGGAGGACCACGGGCTGCACGAGGCTGGACTGCACCTTCCGACATGTTCCAGAGAACAAGAACATTGACAAGGAGAAATTCACCGGCAGACCGGGAAGTACTAACATGTAG